The Pseudoalteromonas spongiae UST010723-006 genome window below encodes:
- a CDS encoding Crp/Fnr family transcriptional regulator: protein MNLEEFIAKHGVAQSIEKGQHVFYQGDSSNCLYFVKSGLLKAYYLSDDGKETIKSFIQCNNVIGSISAVTANTHCTFNLIALAPSELIRFNFNDLQHCIAQSHTLAQSVIAMLLNHSMKKEQREFEFLMLPAEERYTRFKEKEPELVNKLTQNDIAKYLGITPVALSRIKHRSTGV, encoded by the coding sequence ATGAATTTAGAAGAGTTTATAGCAAAACATGGCGTAGCGCAGTCGATCGAAAAAGGGCAACATGTGTTCTACCAAGGCGACTCAAGCAATTGCCTTTATTTTGTAAAAAGCGGCCTGCTCAAAGCCTATTACTTAAGTGATGATGGTAAAGAAACCATAAAATCATTTATTCAATGTAATAACGTGATTGGCAGTATTAGTGCGGTTACGGCAAACACACATTGCACGTTTAACTTAATTGCACTCGCGCCAAGCGAATTAATCCGTTTTAATTTTAACGACCTACAACATTGTATCGCGCAATCTCATACGCTAGCGCAAAGCGTCATTGCCATGCTGTTAAATCACTCAATGAAAAAAGAGCAGCGCGAATTTGAGTTTTTAATGCTGCCAGCAGAAGAACGCTATACGCGCTTTAAAGAAAAAGAACCCGAACTTGTTAACAAGCTTACACAAAACGACATCGCAAAATACCTTGGCATTACCCCTGTTGCACTAAGCCGAATTAAACACCGCTCCACGGGGGTGTAA
- a CDS encoding SDR family oxidoreductase yields the protein MKLINKTIVVTGGTSGIGYQLAKQLAAYNTVLVIARNSERLKPLALEFKSLMAYECDLAQPESYVSVVNNITQRHGEIDVLINNAAIQNIACFTDPMFNYGMLRTEVDVNFTAVCAFSYLFLAALQKSTSSAYIVNINSGLALAPKTNSAVYCASKAAVNTFSKSLGYQLANTNVEVLQAFLPLVDTSMTKGRGSGKITAQHAAREIIRGIETKRLENNIGKVKLLRGLLRCFPSMAYNMMKGY from the coding sequence ATGAAGCTTATCAATAAAACCATAGTGGTGACGGGCGGCACGTCGGGAATTGGCTATCAATTGGCTAAACAACTGGCTGCGTACAACACCGTATTGGTGATAGCGCGAAACAGTGAGCGGCTAAAACCATTAGCGCTCGAATTTAAATCGCTTATGGCCTACGAGTGTGATTTAGCACAGCCTGAAAGTTATGTGTCGGTGGTGAATAACATTACGCAGCGCCATGGTGAAATTGATGTGTTGATTAATAACGCGGCAATTCAAAACATAGCCTGTTTTACCGACCCAATGTTCAACTATGGCATGTTACGCACCGAAGTGGATGTTAATTTTACCGCGGTGTGTGCGTTTAGTTATTTGTTTTTAGCCGCATTACAGAAAAGCACTTCGTCCGCTTATATCGTTAACATTAACTCGGGATTGGCGCTTGCTCCAAAAACAAACTCGGCGGTGTATTGTGCCAGTAAAGCGGCGGTTAACACCTTTTCAAAAAGCCTAGGCTACCAATTAGCCAACACCAATGTTGAGGTGTTGCAGGCATTTTTACCATTAGTGGATACGTCTATGACCAAAGGGCGGGGGAGCGGCAAAATAACTGCACAGCACGCTGCTCGCGAGATTATTCGCGGTATAGAAACCAAGCGATTAGAAAACAATATCGGCAAAGTTAAGTTATTGCGTGGATTATTACGGTGTTTTCCCTCAATGGCTTACAACATGATGAAAGGATACTGA
- a CDS encoding DUF2141 domain-containing protein produces the protein MLKQFIKRKAILASVTSALTFAPVTQANKSELTVHVTNIDTSRPGDIVLMIFNETGFPKQHDKAIYTLATPADNTQLRFHLELELPVFAVKVLHDEIGDRKVTKNWTGIIPSEGLGFSNGATLSWRGAPTFKNAAIVGDSQTLSLTIPVIYP, from the coding sequence ATGTTAAAACAGTTTATAAAACGAAAAGCGATACTCGCAAGCGTAACATCGGCATTAACGTTTGCGCCTGTGACACAGGCAAATAAAAGCGAGCTAACCGTACACGTGACAAACATTGATACATCACGCCCTGGCGACATTGTATTGATGATTTTTAATGAGACTGGTTTTCCCAAACAGCATGATAAAGCAATTTACACATTAGCAACACCTGCTGATAACACGCAATTGCGCTTTCACCTTGAGCTTGAGTTACCAGTGTTTGCGGTGAAAGTGCTGCACGACGAAATTGGCGACCGTAAAGTCACCAAGAATTGGACTGGCATTATTCCTTCAGAGGGACTTGGCTTTTCAAACGGTGCCACGTTAAGTTGGCGGGGAGCGCCTACGTTTAAAAACGCTGCGATAGTGGGTGATAGCCAAACATTATCACTGACAATTCCGGTTATTTATCCGTAG